In Natronococcus sp. AD-5, the genomic window AAGACCGGCGCCGCCGGCGCCGTCGGCGTCGACGAACTCGCGCGCGAGGACGCCGAAACGCTCGCGATCGTCGGCAGCGGCGCCCAGGCGCGGGGCCAGCTTCGCGCGACGGCGACCGTCCGCGAGTTCGCCGACGTCCGCGTTTACTCGCCGACACCCGAGAACCGCGAGGACTTCGCCGACGACTTCGATGCGCAACTCGAGGCCGACGTCCGCCCCGTCGCCTCGAGCGCGGAGGCCCTCGCCGGCGCGGACGTGGTGATCACGGCGACGAAGGCGAGCGAGCCGGTGTTCGACGGCGACGACCTCGAACCCGGGACCCACGTCACCGCGATGGGCCAGTACAGCGCGGACGCGCGCGAGCTGGACGCGACCATGATCGAGCGGGCGACGTACGTCCCGGACCTCCGGGAGCGGGCGACGTTCGACGCGGGCTCGTTCCTCGCGGCGCTCGACGCCGGCGTCGTGAGCGAGGACGACGTCCACGCCGAACTCGGCGAGGTCGTCGCCGGAAACGCGCCGGGCCGCACGGACGACGGGGAGATCACCGTTTTCGACAGCGGCGGCACCGGAATCGAGACGGTCGCCGCGGCGCACATGCTCTACGAGAAGGCGCTCGAGGAGGAGCTCGGAACCGAGATCTCGTTCGCGCCGGCGAGCGAGGCGCTAACGGGCGACTGACGTTCAGGCAGGTCGCACCTTGA contains:
- a CDS encoding ornithine cyclodeaminase family protein translates to MTETLFLTSEDVADLASPAEYVAAVREGYRQRGNGAPARPRSKFFRAGPEGMLTSYAAILPNTGVMGGYMYSAGFGAGDAWFMTPLFDADSGEPLALLDGASMNPFKTGAAGAVGVDELAREDAETLAIVGSGAQARGQLRATATVREFADVRVYSPTPENREDFADDFDAQLEADVRPVASSAEALAGADVVITATKASEPVFDGDDLEPGTHVTAMGQYSADARELDATMIERATYVPDLRERATFDAGSFLAALDAGVVSEDDVHAELGEVVAGNAPGRTDDGEITVFDSGGTGIETVAAAHMLYEKALEEELGTEISFAPASEALTGD